A portion of the Sulfurospirillum diekertiae genome contains these proteins:
- a CDS encoding glycerate kinase family protein, with protein MKVVLAIDSFKGCASSQELSAWIEEGIKEVYTEADVHSCYIADGGEGMLSALMQNVKGKIVTCKVHDPLMNPISAQYGILEDGTTAVIEMAQAGGLPLVPKEKRNPLLTTTFGVGEQIKDAIEKGCRKFIVGIGGSATNDAALGMLQALGYRFLDASGKELGLGGAILESVHHIDESHVLPELKTCEFIVACDVDNVMYGPSGSAHVYAAQKGADEAMIERLDAGMKHFTQVLKNTLDKDVAMNAGSGAAGGMGGGMQAFLNATLRSGIEIILDQIGFDAHLNNATLVLTGEGRIDRQSLMGKVLSGVSKRCKKAGVPLIALGGGIADELEEHEGVDAIFSVMRYPMSLEEAMEKSRAEKLVKQSVKEIFRLIKLIKNSAS; from the coding sequence ATGAAAGTGGTTTTAGCAATTGATTCATTTAAAGGATGTGCGAGTTCTCAGGAGCTCTCCGCGTGGATAGAAGAGGGTATTAAAGAAGTTTATACCGAGGCGGATGTGCATTCGTGTTATATTGCCGATGGCGGCGAGGGAATGCTCTCAGCGCTGATGCAAAATGTGAAAGGCAAGATCGTTACATGTAAGGTGCATGACCCATTGATGAATCCGATCAGCGCGCAGTATGGCATTTTGGAAGATGGCACCACCGCTGTCATTGAGATGGCACAAGCAGGTGGGCTTCCGCTCGTTCCCAAAGAAAAACGCAATCCACTTCTTACGACAACGTTTGGCGTAGGTGAGCAGATCAAAGATGCGATTGAAAAAGGGTGTCGAAAGTTTATTGTCGGCATTGGCGGTAGTGCGACCAATGATGCCGCCCTTGGAATGCTTCAAGCACTGGGGTATCGCTTTTTGGATGCATCTGGTAAAGAGCTTGGTTTGGGTGGCGCGATTTTGGAGAGTGTGCATCATATCGATGAAAGCCATGTTTTACCCGAGCTTAAAACCTGTGAATTTATTGTCGCGTGCGATGTCGATAACGTGATGTATGGACCAAGCGGTTCAGCGCATGTGTATGCCGCGCAAAAAGGGGCAGATGAGGCGATGATCGAACGCCTTGATGCAGGAATGAAACATTTTACACAGGTTTTGAAAAATACACTAGACAAAGATGTCGCAATGAATGCAGGCTCAGGCGCGGCGGGCGGCATGGGTGGCGGTATGCAAGCCTTTTTAAATGCGACCCTTCGCTCTGGCATTGAGATTATTTTAGATCAGATCGGCTTTGATGCCCATCTTAACAATGCAACGCTTGTGTTGACAGGAGAAGGACGCATCGATAGACAATCGTTGATGGGCAAAGTGCTCAGTGGCGTCTCCAAGCGCTGTAAAAAAGCAGGTGTGCCCCTCATCGCCTTAGGTGGTGGCATTGCCGATGAGCTTGAAGAGCATGAGGGTGTGGATGCCATTTTTTCAGTGATGCGCTACCCCATGAGTTTGGAAGAGGCGATGGAAAAATCAAGGGCTGAAAAACTAGTAAAACAGAGTGTAAAAGAGATATTTAGACTGATCAAATTAATAAAAAATTCTGCCTCATAA
- a CDS encoding methylated-DNA--[protein]-cysteine S-methyltransferase, with protein MVHCTFSSPVGLLLISADAKGICGLDFDDNGEIMKDSNPHIELLKHELEAYFSGKLKTFSVPLHPKGTPFQESVWKTLQNIPYGETISYSREAELLKHPKATRAVANANGKNRIAIVIPCHRVIAKDGGIGGYGGGLWRKEYLLALEQKYR; from the coding sequence ATGGTACACTGCACTTTTTCTTCACCGGTGGGATTGTTGTTGATCAGCGCAGATGCGAAAGGCATTTGCGGGCTTGATTTTGATGACAATGGCGAGATTATGAAAGACTCAAACCCTCACATTGAGCTTTTAAAACATGAGTTGGAAGCGTACTTTTCAGGTAAACTCAAAACATTTAGCGTGCCTTTGCATCCTAAAGGGACACCGTTTCAAGAGAGTGTTTGGAAAACACTTCAAAACATTCCTTACGGCGAGACCATTTCGTACAGCCGTGAAGCCGAACTGCTCAAGCATCCCAAAGCCACACGCGCAGTTGCAAATGCCAATGGCAAAAACAGAATTGCCATTGTGATTCCCTGCCACCGTGTGATCGCCAAAGATGGCGGCATTGGAGGGTATGGTGGAGGATTGTGGCGTAAAGAATATTTATTAGCATTGGAGCAGAAATATCGATGA
- a CDS encoding GNAT family N-acetyltransferase, with product MFTCKTTNMHEDFCALTHALDLELNARYGKEQALYDKHNVIDPIETALIGYEEDIPVACGCFKKIDETTVEIKRMFVQPAHRRRGFSSRILGELEAWASELGFCEARLETGKGQPEAIALYAKMGYAVIPNYGPYVGMENSVCMRKALRS from the coding sequence ATGTTTACATGTAAAACAACCAACATGCATGAAGATTTTTGCGCCCTGACGCATGCATTGGATTTAGAGCTGAATGCACGTTATGGCAAAGAGCAAGCGCTGTATGACAAACACAATGTGATTGACCCAATAGAGACAGCATTAATCGGTTATGAAGAGGATATTCCCGTTGCCTGCGGATGTTTTAAAAAGATTGATGAGACAACGGTTGAGATCAAACGCATGTTTGTACAGCCTGCACATCGCAGACGTGGATTTTCTTCGCGTATCTTAGGTGAATTAGAAGCGTGGGCAAGCGAACTTGGGTTTTGTGAAGCGCGTTTGGAAACAGGAAAGGGGCAGCCCGAAGCGATAGCGCTTTATGCCAAAATGGGGTATGCGGTCATTCCCAATTATGGACCTTATGTGGGGATGGAAAATAGCGTCTGTATGCGCAAAGCACTAAGGAGCTAG
- a CDS encoding gamma-glutamylcyclotransferase family protein yields the protein MAHLFTYGSLMFEDVWNRLIKGNYLSQQASLAGYARRSVKGDEYPVIFKANELVEGVVYYDINEEDMAILDAFEGEYYERTEVELLVKNEPIQACVYVLKEKHFDIIDPKPWSEALFATEGIKRFLAHYKGFA from the coding sequence ATGGCACATCTTTTCACGTATGGATCATTAATGTTTGAAGACGTCTGGAATAGACTCATCAAAGGAAATTATCTCTCACAACAAGCAAGCTTGGCAGGCTATGCAAGACGTTCTGTCAAAGGAGATGAATACCCCGTTATTTTTAAAGCCAATGAACTTGTGGAAGGAGTCGTTTATTACGATATCAATGAAGAAGACATGGCTATTTTAGATGCATTTGAGGGTGAGTATTATGAACGCACGGAAGTAGAACTCCTAGTCAAAAATGAGCCCATTCAAGCCTGTGTGTATGTTTTAAAAGAGAAGCATTTTGATATTATCGACCCCAAACCTTGGAGCGAAGCACTTTTTGCAACCGAGGGTATTAAACGCTTTTTAGCACACTACAAAGGGTTCGCATAG
- a CDS encoding Crp/Fnr family transcriptional regulator, translating into MLSLNEFEFAKALSHEEFEYLMRHAKRVSIPKNTILFYQEDICKDILLLGKGEIELYMYGENDKKIPLYALKEGEQCVINTSSTISQTPAIGTAQSLSDVEGWMVSEEVVKHLMHQSPTYLNYVFSLFTIKLDALATLIQDIKFKKLDSRILEWLRTHHSNLVQATHEEIAEALGTSRVVVSRVLKDLEKQNLIRLHRKEIEILS; encoded by the coding sequence ATGCTGAGTTTGAACGAGTTTGAATTTGCCAAAGCCTTAAGCCACGAAGAATTTGAATATCTTATGCGCCATGCAAAACGCGTTTCCATCCCTAAAAATACCATACTTTTTTATCAAGAAGATATTTGTAAAGATATTTTGCTTTTAGGCAAAGGCGAAATAGAACTTTATATGTATGGCGAAAACGATAAAAAAATCCCTTTGTATGCACTCAAAGAGGGAGAACAATGCGTCATTAACACTTCAAGCACGATCTCTCAAACACCCGCCATTGGCACAGCACAAAGCTTGAGCGATGTTGAAGGGTGGATGGTCAGTGAAGAGGTCGTTAAGCATCTAATGCACCAATCCCCTACGTACCTCAACTATGTTTTTTCACTCTTTACGATCAAACTTGATGCGCTTGCGACACTTATTCAAGACATAAAATTTAAAAAACTCGATAGCCGCATTCTTGAATGGCTCAGAACACATCATTCAAACCTTGTACAAGCGACCCATGAAGAGATTGCAGAGGCATTAGGGACGTCACGTGTTGTGGTAAGTCGCGTACTTAAAGACCTCGAAAAACAAAATCTCATTCGCCTCCATCGTAAAGAAATAGAAATTTTGTCATAG
- a CDS encoding YgaP family membrane protein — MKCNVGKTDKMIRAIAGIAVIIVGVIYSSWFGLIGVVLLGTALIRFCPAYLPFSIDTSKNDDSSSCGSGGCGCGR; from the coding sequence ATGAAATGCAATGTAGGAAAAACAGACAAGATGATTCGCGCGATTGCAGGTATTGCTGTCATTATTGTAGGAGTGATCTATAGCAGTTGGTTTGGGTTAATTGGTGTCGTTTTATTAGGAACAGCACTGATTCGCTTTTGCCCAGCGTACCTTCCATTTTCTATCGATACCTCAAAAAATGATGATTCAAGCTCATGCGGTAGCGGTGGTTGTGGTTGCGGTAGATAA
- the leuC gene encoding 3-isopropylmalate dehydratase large subunit: protein MGQTITEKIFSDHVGHAVKAGEIIKSKIDMVIGNDITTPISIRAFEQSGATKLANPDGFSIVMDHYIPAKDIASANQAKISREFAYKHDLKHYFDEKDMGIEHALLPEKGLVVPGDVIIGADSHTCTHGALGAFATGMGSTDLAFAMITGENWFKVPESIKVVFSGKPKPYVYGKDLILEVIRILGVDGALYRTLEFTGDTIGYLSMDDRFSLCNMAIEAGAKSGIVAVDDITKAFLKDKNLAREPKFFYSDNDATYIQELHIDVANLDPVIAYPFLPSNGKSINEAVKDDLSIDQVFIGSCTNGRLEDLRIAAKILKGRKVARKTRLIITPATQKISLQAQKEGLVEIFIEAGAVFSNPTCGACLGGYMGILGEGERCVSTTNRNFVGRMGARTSEIYLANSAVAAASAIMGKITDPRTL from the coding sequence ATGGGACAAACTATCACTGAAAAGATTTTTAGCGACCACGTGGGTCATGCGGTCAAAGCAGGCGAGATTATTAAAAGTAAGATCGATATGGTTATCGGCAACGACATTACCACACCTATTTCGATTCGTGCATTTGAGCAAAGTGGTGCGACCAAGCTTGCAAACCCAGATGGTTTTAGCATCGTCATGGATCACTACATTCCTGCCAAAGATATTGCCAGTGCCAATCAAGCCAAAATCAGCCGTGAATTTGCGTACAAACATGACCTTAAACACTATTTTGATGAAAAAGATATGGGTATTGAACATGCGCTTTTACCCGAAAAAGGGCTGGTGGTTCCAGGCGATGTCATCATTGGTGCAGATTCACACACCTGTACGCATGGAGCACTTGGCGCTTTTGCAACGGGTATGGGCTCTACTGACCTTGCGTTTGCGATGATCACTGGTGAAAACTGGTTTAAAGTACCCGAATCCATCAAAGTGGTCTTTAGCGGAAAACCCAAACCTTATGTCTATGGGAAAGACCTTATCCTTGAAGTCATTCGTATTTTAGGTGTCGATGGTGCATTGTACCGTACCCTTGAATTTACAGGTGACACGATTGGTTATTTGAGCATGGATGATCGTTTTTCACTGTGCAATATGGCAATCGAAGCGGGTGCCAAAAGTGGTATCGTCGCAGTTGATGACATTACCAAAGCATTTTTGAAAGACAAAAATCTTGCACGTGAGCCAAAATTCTTTTACTCAGACAATGATGCTACCTATATACAAGAGCTTCACATCGACGTGGCAAATCTTGATCCTGTGATTGCGTATCCATTTTTACCATCAAACGGCAAATCCATCAATGAAGCCGTCAAAGATGATCTAAGCATCGATCAAGTCTTTATCGGCAGTTGTACCAACGGTCGTTTGGAAGATTTACGCATCGCTGCAAAGATTCTTAAAGGTCGCAAAGTCGCACGTAAAACACGCCTTATCATCACACCAGCAACACAGAAAATCTCCTTGCAAGCGCAAAAAGAGGGTTTGGTTGAGATTTTTATTGAAGCAGGAGCGGTCTTTAGTAACCCAACCTGTGGTGCGTGTTTAGGGGGCTACATGGGAATTTTGGGCGAAGGCGAGCGTTGTGTTTCCACCACCAACCGTAACTTTGTAGGACGTATGGGCGCTCGTACCAGTGAGATTTATCTTGCTAACTCTGCTGTAGCAGCTGCAAGTGCGATTATGGGCAAAATTACCGATCCAAGAACTCTTTAA
- the mobA gene encoding molybdenum cofactor guanylyltransferase translates to MLFIPLPLVIVAGGKSSRMGSDKALLPFGDFKTLTEYQLNRLKPYFPSLHISAKNSAKFQFEASFIEDISSYSEHSPLIALLSILEHFQTPVCILSVDTPFVTPEVFEKLYKQLDHHDAVIATSPCSSHQLCAIYAPSITEKIRELLSHNEHKIRLVLQQSNTHYVPFEDDTLFLNLNYPEEYNKAQELL, encoded by the coding sequence ATGCTTTTTATCCCACTGCCTTTAGTCATTGTCGCTGGGGGGAAAAGTTCACGTATGGGAAGCGATAAAGCCTTGCTTCCCTTTGGTGATTTTAAAACACTGACTGAGTACCAACTAAATAGGCTCAAACCCTATTTCCCCAGTTTACATATCAGCGCAAAGAACAGTGCAAAATTTCAGTTTGAAGCCTCTTTTATTGAAGACATTAGCAGTTATAGTGAGCATTCGCCACTTATTGCGCTCCTCTCTATTTTAGAACACTTCCAAACACCAGTATGTATCCTCAGTGTTGATACCCCTTTTGTAACACCGGAAGTCTTTGAAAAACTTTATAAGCAACTAGATCATCATGATGCCGTTATTGCTACTTCACCGTGTTCGTCACACCAACTCTGTGCGATCTATGCACCTTCCATAACAGAAAAGATTCGCGAATTACTCTCACACAATGAGCACAAAATACGCCTTGTATTGCAGCAAAGCAATACCCACTATGTGCCTTTCGAAGATGATACGTTGTTTCTAAATCTTAACTATCCC